Below is a genomic region from Selenomonas ruminantium subsp. lactilytica TAM6421.
TTCCCTGCATCCAAATGGATAGACCTGCCCCAAGACGGCAAATCCATGGCCATGCAGCTAAAAGATGACTTTGAAACCCTGCAGCGGGCAAAGGAAAATCCATTCATCCCACGGATGCAGCGGGAAGCCCTACACGCAGGAGCAAGGATTATCGCTGCCGGACAGCTGGCCGAGAGCAACGGCCTCATAACGCCAAAAATAGCAAGGTCATGTGAGATTCCCGGCATTCCCGGTTTTAAGGAAGCCAATGAAGTCCTTGACCTGCCGGTAAAAGAGGGGGAAAAGACCGTAGAGTTTATGTCCGACAAGGTACTGGAAGTCATGACCAGCCGGGAATTATCCCTTGATGTATTGGCCAAAGGCCACGAAATAGAAAGAGATGGTGGATTGAGCCTATGAAAAATGAAGTCGTAAAGAAATTGAACGAAAAAGTACAGCCACCTGCTAACTGTATCTGTATAGACTGCCCTCATGCCCATTGGCATATAAAAAGCAACGGGATACCAGAATGTAAATGCAGGCTGCTGTCTGCCATAGTATGGAATGCAAAGCGCGGTGAGCATTGCATAACAGCCTGCAGCGGTTCAGAAACGCTGGAAATGAAGCCGAACCCCATTCCCTGTGTGTCCTGCCAGTATGCCGTATGGTATAAGGACAGCGGTACGATACAAGGCTACTGCCGGGATATATACCGCAAGATATATGGTAAGGATTCAAACGGTAAGTCTATATCTAGTATTAGTGATTGCAACGCCTATGAAAAAAGGGAGGTACTATAACATATCATGAGCATGATTGAAGAAGTCGCAGCAATGAAACAGGAGCAGGAAGCCCAGCGGGGCGACCTGGTACGCATTAACAGCAGCCTAAATGAACTGACCAAAGCCCTGCAGGGCACCACCGCAGCCATAAATGACCTGTCGGCTAAGTATGACCTGCTGATGCGCGACCTGCAGAAGCAAACGGCCACCCAAAAGGAAGGGATAACCCCGGAACAGGTGCAGGCCATTGTAGCCAAGGAACTGCAGGGCATCCAGCTTGATGGCAAGACTGTATTTGACCCGCTCCGGGAAAAGGCAGCTGAATTAAGCAAGGAGCTTTCCGCTGCAGGGAAGGTGGCAGCTAGGCAAGTCCGGGACATAGGGAATGAAGATTTGAAGGTAACCATATTCAGAAGTTTGGTTACGGCTATCTGGTATATATTGATTACGGGATCTATCATGTATTGGATATATGGCATCAAGGATATCCATAAGGAGCTGGACTATCTTCATAACCGAGTAGATGTTATCCAGTATAACCAGACAATCCCAGGGGCTAAGTTTACCCCGTGGGATATGAAGGATTTTTATGAGGCATGGGATAATCAGAACAAGTACATCTGGGAGCAGCGTAATAAGAACGGGCAAAAGCAATGAATCCGCCGCTAAAAAAGCTGAAATCAGTCCTGTTTCATGATATAATCCAATTAGAAAAGCAAAGGAGCCTTATACCATGACAAATCCAAAATCACTCATACAGCAGGCCATTGAGAATGATATTGCCAACAAGAAATACAATCCCATGAATGATGTCCTGTTCAAGTTTATCTTCGGCAAGGATGAACGGAAGCAGGTCACCATTGACTTCCTCAATGCCGTTTTGGATCGCCATGGTGCTGCAACCATCAAGGACATCCAATTCCAGAATAGCGAGATTGTCCCCTTCTATGACGATGACAAACTGACCCGGCTGGATATATTCTGCGTTACCGAAGAAGGTTTGCAGATTGATGTTGAGGTCCAGATCGTGGATAAAAAGAATATGGAACGTCGCACCCTTTACTATTGGTCGCAGATGTATCTGATGAATCTGTCCAAGGGTGGGAAGTATCAAAACTTGAAACCGTCCATAACCATCAACATCCTCCGCTACAATATCTTCCCCGGCGAACCGGCTCACTCCATGTACAGTATCTACAACATGGAAACCCAACGCCGCCTCAATGAAGATATGGAACTGCATTTCCTTGAGGTTCCTAAATTCCAGAAAAAGCCCGTCAGCGAAATGACCAGTGTGGAACGCTGGCTGGCTTACTTCTCCAACAAATTAGATCCGAAAGAAATGGAGGAATTGGCCATGAATGAAGCTGCTATTCAGACTGCTTTGGACGCAGCCACCATCTTTATGCAGGATAAAAAAGAGCGTCTTAACTACCTGAACCGTGAAATGGCCATCTTTGACTACGAATCTGATAAGGATGCCTGGTTTAGCGAAGGACGTGCAGAAGGACGTGCCGAAGGGCTGGTTGAGGGTGCCGACCTGAACAGCGTTGATTTGATCAAAAATCTCATGTCCTCCAGTAACCTCAGTGTTGACGCAGCAATGGATGCTCTAAAAATTCCGGAAGAGAAAAGGGCAAAGTATCGGGCCATGGTGACGAATAAATAAAAATGGGCAAAGAAACGGCAGGCGGGGTGCGCCTGCCGAGTTTGCTTATCAGGGGCTGTGAGGGAGGTTCCCGGGAGGGACTTGCTCACAGCCTCTTTTGATGGTGGAGTTGTTCCGGGGCTACATTATCGTAAACGTCATTATTACTGCAAGTAGCCCCCCGCCCCCAAGGGGGGCGGACTGAAATTGAGGCAGCAGCCTGGGTAGTCAGGTGTGTGTCCGCATTTCAGCCTCAGTTCTCTTCTTCGCAAGGGATTCAATCTGTTTATCCAGCTTGGCTTTCTCCGCTGCGGCGGTCTTGGCATCCATGGTCGATTTTGTGACAGCTTTCGTATACTCCGTCGGGTGCTCCAACGCCATCACTTCTATGTACTCTCTCAGACAGTTTATCTCATCTGAGGTATATCCCTTATCGGCCAGGAAGTCAGCCAGCAGACCGTTGACTTTGTTGATACGATTTTTCATCCTGAATTTGTCGTTGCCATAATACTCCTTATCTTTCAGATATACATAAAACCAATACCCCAGGCTGGATGTATCACTATGACTGTTGTAAATTTCTTCCAAAACTTTATCCACATCTTTCTTATAGGCTTCTTTCTGGGCATTGAGCTGCTTCTCCGCCTTTATCGCCGCAATCTCTGCCGCTGCGCTGCTCTCAGCGATTTTCCCGATTTTCAGTTTGCCTCCTTCAGCCACAAGGGTGACTAGGCCCTCAGGGGCTTTCGCATTCACAACAGAGCCGTTTGCCAGAATACGGACATCCTCAATATTGCCCTGCTTCGTATAGAAATCTGCCAAACGTCCGGCACGAACATAGCCCATGTTTAAGCCGTAGTCATTCACCATACGGATGCCATTATCGGCACGCAGATACGCATCCATGCCTGCGGCTACCGAGAGCAGCGTAAGGGGCATATTGCCATTCTGATGGACATAGATGGAGTTGCCGCTGTTGGCCATGAGCCAGCCACTGAGCATAATCTCCAGGAATTTATCCTTGCTGCCAATGCTGCCTGCGCCGGAGAAGATACTGAGGTTCTTGCCGCGAAGCTGCGTGCCATCAGCAATGCTTACGCCCTGGCCCGCCGAGAGACGAATATTCCCGTCGGTGTAGATGCCGCCCTTGATATTCAGGGCAGAATCTGCCGCGGCACTGACGTAGACATTTTTCTTG
It encodes:
- a CDS encoding Rpn family recombination-promoting nuclease/putative transposase, whose product is MTNPKSLIQQAIENDIANKKYNPMNDVLFKFIFGKDERKQVTIDFLNAVLDRHGAATIKDIQFQNSEIVPFYDDDKLTRLDIFCVTEEGLQIDVEVQIVDKKNMERRTLYYWSQMYLMNLSKGGKYQNLKPSITINILRYNIFPGEPAHSMYSIYNMETQRRLNEDMELHFLEVPKFQKKPVSEMTSVERWLAYFSNKLDPKEMEELAMNEAAIQTALDAATIFMQDKKERLNYLNREMAIFDYESDKDAWFSEGRAEGRAEGLVEGADLNSVDLIKNLMSSSNLSVDAAMDALKIPEEKRAKYRAMVTNK